A stretch of the Phaeodactylum tricornutum CCAP 1055/1 chromosome 15, whole genome shotgun sequence genome encodes the following:
- a CDS encoding predicted protein yields MTNSTSFTLTVSDFPYKVLDPIATLSVAPTYATIKRAQRQLSTNAASIFSLNGGGAHGHLALTVTPEAYLEITDVPFIVPVAPPADPLPGETLPQITQNNLLHQRAKEIYGTYVSVNNALRRQLLDAVSLNIIPLPFVSMAYNLTSSRS; encoded by the coding sequence ATGACGAACTCCACTTCGTTcacgctcacagtcagtgactTTCCTTACAAAGTCCTCGATCCCATCGCCACCCTCAGCGTTGCCCCGACCTACGCGACGATCAAGCGAGCCCAACGCCAGCTCAGCACCAATGCCGCCTCCATCTTCTCGCTCAATGGAGGCGGAGCCCATGGCCATTTAGCCCTCACTGTCACCCCCGAAGCCTATTTGGAGATCACCGATGTCCCGTTCATTGTTCCCGTCGCGCCCCCTGCTGATCCGCTTCCTGGCGAAACCCTACCGCAAataacgcagaacaaccttCTCCACCAGCGCGCGAAGGAAATCTACGGCACGTATGTCTCCGTCAACAATGCGCTCCGCCGGCAGCTTCTTGACGCTGTTAGCCTCAACATAATTCCTTTGCCTTTTGTTTCAATGGCCTACAATTTGACTAGCTCAAGGTCATAA
- a CDS encoding predicted protein: MAVNFLTMALMPLSQAASWMLILKQRPSLFAAVWKVALFYCIWALYNKYFAGNDSELGQYSMGILAIAAFLQHREFSICGNVVVLLNYCVAFYIAFSRSIHELAIDAKGSDNLSAITWAYIFRVYVLSNLAMWSMVLLKFIKLPSQSVSSSREASQSLLKTPVKAGYQPVENVQA, translated from the coding sequence ATGGCCGTCAATTTTCTCACTATGGCGCTCATGCCTCTCTCCCAAGCTGCTTCCTGGATGTTGATCCTCAAACAACGACCATCACTTTTTGCTGCTGTGTGGAAAGTTGCATTATTTTATTGTATTTGGGCGCTGTACAACAAGTACTTTGCTGGAAACGATTCCGAACTTGGTCAATATAGTATGGGTATATTGGCAATCGCGGCGTTTTTGCAACACCGCGAGTTTTCGATATGTGGCAACGTTGTCGTGTTGCTGAATTACTGCGTCGCCTTTTACATTGCCTTTTCCCGGTCCATTCATGAACTTGCCATTGATGCAAAAGGATCCGACAATCTTAGCGCAATTACCTGGGCTTACATCTTTCGAGTCTATGTACTGTCGAATCTAGCAATGTGGAGCATGGTCCTTTTGAAGTTCATCAAGTTACCTTCCCAAAGCGTCTCTTCTTCTCGAGAGGCTTCTCAAAGCCTTCTCAAGACGCCTGTCAAGGCAGGGTACCAACCTGTGGAAAACGTACAAGCATGA
- a CDS encoding predicted protein, with protein MDDDDEAALLAELRAISARSATSRFGPESVGDSRDQDRPIIDSKDLATPELPVEIMEGSPGVTTASEKSRRTPPWKRTPKEPAVVVAVPAPPSSPIPDSTHSRSSPTGSAASSSTGSSRYTPWKEVIAHSKEARTSPPTAPTGAATESTVSSPSVPKRRDRGSGSGLSTWKRLTTRRRSSSSQSHSNNNHNDDRTSQNDSTMQQSPVPGERGGAAEDEELLKELRAISEKSDGARRFADSSSHDNGKVGQQDEQEPPTSPTSPTPKRDNVRSRRGFVPPWKRSPRKKLESQSPEKECGVTALETNDSLSSRSGHGPSEAGPYGVPTDALPSTFTGERGGKAEDEDLLAELRAISANTALLPAAAVSIDAQAPSPPKAKATNRERSGGVPPWKRANRKKMEKSAPDESAMVVAPKALNVAEVVAPEVTTGQGGFKSDLPSTFTGERGGTAEDAELLALLRGVSNKGGDRFSEDGPRTFQAASTQSEVAATPSLPTSKDESPESTALVSNRNRAVPPWKGGKSATVLPVASTTEDSVLPEAVPLHFGIQQDDQFMFKGERGGKAEDAELLALLRGVSSKSSGADRFGETSEQSPVPIVAKSRQLNPTTTKESSSVSGRPPVPIDSLPPETSATEDIELSREELPSSIRDKNWKVRCQAYSLLGILVTELSQGKPPSGDIDSDDVLPGLDNLVVEMVQDSNAGALDKGIEFSLVYADYCRGASASGQAGKIVSGMVKKNAFSSRPTTLKLATELTLKLMEVGTEGASSIHAVTEVLLREGLASRKPKISQASASLIFDSACAFGAANLPLASISSLAPKMLSHTNAKVREYGMKIIAEICRALGGKAPLQTVLDGMKKTQLAELDGLLLSQPAPTTPRRKIRNQAALSTGAPRDALASLEDGAKELAAQRFAARPAINIMEALRKTDYSSRLGHVKWSEKVAALEIILVCGGEKPYKLVEPSASANYSPLIGDMRKLLSHTHFAVCSKAMQVLSLLAEGVGERLYASLRPLFSLLLAMSKDKKLTRQVSASLDSFFGNVLTFDHLLDSDDALPECISESKQKNALVRVTGLAFLARCIVRRKEAGPRGSLSPRMAGSVASFCASKLDDSDASVRKATMGVFEALQGLDDPECLKSVSNVVESLKASHSRAYKTLSQGTHKGNSSAASKGCKAATAVKGLIPGPSTCAGNHNSLQNNNPPQSKPSSRLTADVGLVGEFYAPILNDAVEYVASMHIPQWEAEEDEAGVLAGLQSSQWLLRQNAIKALTAYIESGSIPTDPVTIETSTSSMLVVVREHTRSFNETNVNIMKAILELFVAVFEFHADAEHVIVEWAARDATSIAAQKISDRKLGTLCQSVLSSACLVSSPYNVLSSAIESLKGVKSPVAHEEFLKWTKLFCCEFGAPSIGNGITDLIPWILEELNATNPKVKREALLLAGLIHTQLGPSFGALAISMTKKSDVRTQLDKCFAEFVYDTSFEEKQWQKSSFASILSCPDAIVDKKSLVLNVPKTDLFTVLPDDLLSKLGCADGKAAWKKRKEAMDEIDLATRSCVGHFDTSSPKMNEYVELFRKLRDRLSDTQINLKPVAAKLVAVLLSKVDKSSQARLGKIVFATLIHASMNDIKKAMRHTSLEALRSGITISSFEKTGLNDEALEGLVSALVNETEKSVRAGGLPDLLHFLVSVAEKLPNLDKIASSRGQPLGEKYAAVLVECLTSSKSETRAAASLLLEESINNEVIGMDSIRKATELLKPARQRSIIPVISKFGKNLGRAEKENSLDEEGAHRVRAKSTAERPHPQKTAQGKTRQSRNLPNMDSDIIESSENGTSGLHPTTHPLVIGTGKKGRLTSKSIVWPEYPEEAQGSAIFSNLRKAWAAYLPADSVAGLFPPSGIRKQDDSQAGCEILARAIALDSSERGDSVEDQLDFVFRWIAFVLCSKEATVGLQTLLSLVCDIISFLVDRKHELSDSESLLLFPFLIEKASIAKGRFRDAFLEIVAMLRSEAIMPSKRLGSVICVAIIERSVHAKARLLAYQIGSVCVDQVGLAGVGKKGVLATAKALSEETMAENRNAALDLMNAILSRMNGDTNRLVRICGPNLSDKARQHIEERWLKRETSQGPSNTPDRRTRLPLPSSSSHHTSKNQSNVGFYDELPALSLRNTSYQDSFKTNLRSVDADISTEDPFAFSLASRKSPLPLGTSTETTRAVEKPKTNETDTDRVLRAETDSVGAAATLRARLLKIREKGRLPDDGIALNSLEQDIMNDGDASLALEYSNGMLAVKNLFQQNVPVHEDNESLFLCVESLKKFHAALSKQQNSIAGLSPQQLVMLRQFIAKNVNETIEQLTRLIGFAFRCGDPGINSGLSIPLLSVCLATLMAIFRDSALSFSVSQDDLTLLVRETGKALLDSRLAATSDLDSATSSQMVRAINKLAVQAATGAARHTALQSLMTLQKQLSSEGDNAFTGRLSRVVSKLFGRVLKAEVAERAPFSRDRLDMESLICTIDDLLVGNNELEGENSSDQAPKACTEMIEALVVAILESNGGSSLLQELMIELDIYDESSALGTLIAKYDVGRSPDVLTHINNQVVTRSIDFPMDGPVEETESNDVTALVSALGSAAHGPERDVALDALRQYKASQGDGDLKAHLEQVSPAFRAYIEEQLEGHDSSPQKHTSALGAGSMSERLRNLRSRLQATELAVQTVFDEAGSETDASILLPVASPIASPRSSRLAKPSPSKLAKPSAPQVDGGMSSAQTLRERLAATQISRRRGPADDLKGANSGEDASAMATSRAAALRARLEAVKNKQQSK; from the exons atggacgacgacgacgaagccgcctTGTTGGCGGAGCTCCGCGCAATTTCCGCGCGTTCGGCAACATCCCGCTTTGGTCCGGAGTCCGTCGGGGACTCTAGGGATCAGGATCGTCCCATAATCGACAGCAAAGACCTGGCCACACCGGAGCTTCCTGTcgaaatcatggaaggaTCCCCCGGTGTCACGACAGCGTCGGAAAAGTCCCGACGGACGCCGCCTTGGAAGAGAACGCCGAAGGAACCGGCGGTGGTGGTTGCCGTGCCCGCGCCGCCGTCCAGCCCGATACCCGACTCAACCCACAGTCGCTCGAGTCCAACGGGATCGGCCGCATCTTCCAGTACAGGGTCCTCGCGGTACACCCCGTGGAAGGAGGTGATTGCCCACAGTAAAGAAGCGCGAACCAGCCCTCCGACGGCTCCCACCGGCGCCGCAACGGAGAGCACCGTGTCTTCGCCCTCGGTCCCCAAACGACGAGACCGTGGCTCTGGAAGTGGATTGTCGACCTGGAAACGACTCACCACGCGCCGACGATCCTCCTCTTCGCAATCCCACAGCAATAATAACCACAACGATGACCGCACCAGCCAAAACGATTCCACGATGCAGCAGTCCCCTGTTCCGGGAGAACGTGGGGGTGCCGCGGAGGATGAGGAACTCTTGAAGGAACTCCGTGCTATTTCAGAAAAGTCGGACGGGGCTCGTCGGTTTGCCGATAGCAGTAGCCACGACAATGGCAAAGTCGGTCAACAGGACGAACAGGAACCTCCAACGAGCCCAACCTCCCCCACGCCCAAACGGGACAACGTACGATCACGACGAGGTTTCGTCCCCCCTTGGAAACGGTCCCCTCGTAAAAAATTGGAATCCCAGTCGCCAGAAAAGGAATGTGGCGTGACCGCACTAGAAACCAACGATTCCCTGTCGAGTCGGTCGGGGCACGGTCCCTCGGAGGCGGGGCCGTACGGTGTTCCGACCGATGCACTGCCGTCGACGTTTACTGGAGAAAGGGGTGGAAAggccgaagacgaagatttgcTGGCCGAATTAAGAGCAATTTCGGCAAA CACAGCGCTTCTTCCTGCAGCGGCGGTGAGTATCGATGCGCAAGCGCCGTCCCCTCCCAAAGCCAAAGCGACAAACCGTGAACGCAGTGGTGGTGTTCCACCATGGAAGAGGGCGAATCGAAAGAAGATGGAGAAATCCGCACCCGACGAGTCAGCTATGGTTGTCGCACCCAAAGCCCTAAATGTTGCCGAAGTCGTTGCTCCGGAAGTTACAACTGGACAGGGCGGCTTTAAGTCAGACTTGCCGTCCACATTCACCGGTGAACGTGGTGGGACGGCCGAAGATGCCGAGCTCCTGGCGCTACTCCGGGGAGTTTCCAACAAAGGAGGTGATCGTTTTTCGGAGGACGGACCACGCACTTTCCAAGCTGCATCTACGCAGTCCGAAGTGGCCGCAACCCCAAGCTTGCCTACTTCTAAAGACGAGTCTCCGGAAAGTACGGCATTGGTGTCCAACCGCAACCGTGCTGTCCCGCCGTGGAAAGGAGGCAAGTCTGCTACTGTGTTGCCGGTGGCATCAACGACAGAAGATTCCGTTCTTCCAGAGGCGGTACCCTTACATTTCGGAATCCAACAAGATGACCAATTTATGTTCAAAGGAGAGCGGGGTGGAAAGGCTGAAGATGCCGAACTGTTAGCCTTACTGCGCGGTGTGTCGAGCAAGTCGTCTGGTGCCGATCGCTTCGGTGAAACGTCGGAACAGTCACCTGTCCCAATTGTAGCAAAGTCGAGACAACTGAACCCTACTACAACCAAGGAGTCGTCTAGCGTCTCCGGAAGACCCCCCGTTCCAATAGACTCACTTCCACCGGAAACCTCGGCAACGGAGGACATTGAACTATCGAGGGAAGAACTTCCTTCTTCAATTCGAGATAAGAATTGGAAGGTTCGATGCCAAGCATACTCTCTTCTGGGCATCCTCGTAACCGAGCTTTCTCAGGGGAAACCTCCGTCTGGGGATATTGACTCAGATGATGTACTTCCCGGACTGGACAATTTGGTTGTAGAAATGGTTCAAGACTCAAATGCTGGAGCACTGGACAAAGGAATCGAATTCTCTCTTGTGTACGCAGATTATTGTCGTGGAGCGTCCGCTTCAGGGCAAGCCGGGAAAATTGTTAGTGGCATGGTAAAAAAGAATGCGTTTTCTAGCCGGCCTACGACTCTTAAACTGGCAACGGAGTTGACCCTTAAACTAATGGAAGTGGGAACGGAAGGTGCATCGTCAATTCACGCCGTGACGGAAGTATTGCTTAGAGAAGGATTAGCTTCCCGTAAACCAAAAATTTCTCAAGCATCAGCATCTTTAATTTTTGATTCGGCGTGCGCGTTTGGCGCGGCAAACTTACCTTTGgcatccatttcttcgttgGCGCCGAAGATGCTGTCACACACGAACGCAAAAGTGCGAGAATATGGAATGAAGATTATAGCTGAAATTTGTCGTGCACTGGGTGGAAAGGCCCCTTTGCAAACAGTGCTTGACGGTATGAAGAAGACTCAGCTGGCAGAATTGGACGGCCTTCTCTTGAGTCAACCCGCACCTACGACTCCGAGAAGAAAAATTCGTAACCAAGCCGCACTTTCTACTGGTGCTCCTCGAGACGCCCTTGCGTCGCTAGAAGATGGAGCCAAAGAGCTGGCCGCGCAGCGCTTTGCAGCAAGGCCAGCAATCAATATTATGGAAGCGTTGCGGAAAACCGACTACTCGTCTAGATTAGGTCACGTGAAGTGGTCTGAAAAGGTGGCCGCTCTAGAAATTATTTTGGTATGTGGAGGCGAAAAGCCGTATAAGTTGGTCGAGCCTTCGGCCTCTGCCAACTACTCCCCGTTAATCGGTGATATGAGAAAACTTTTGTCGCACACACATTTTGCTGTCTGTAGCAAAGCGATGCAGGTGCTTTCCTTACTTGCTGAAGGCGTCGGTGAGAGGCTTTATGCCAGCCTTCGCCCACTTTTCAGCCTGCTTCTGGCAATGTCGAAAGATAAGAAGCTTACGCGACAAGTATCGGCGTCGCTTGACTCCTTTTTCGGCAATGTCCTTACTTTTGACCATTTActcgacagcgacgacgcGCTTCCAGAATGTATCAGTGAAAGCAAACAGAAGAATGCGTTAGTTCGTGTGACTGGTCTAGCGTTCCTCGCGAGATGCATTGTTCGGAGAAAAGAAGCAGGACCAAGGGGTAGTTTATCGCCTCGAATGGCTGGATCAGTGGCCTCTTTTTGTGCTTCGAAACTTGACGATTCCGATGCCTCAGTCCGGAAAGCCACTATGGGAGTATTTGAAGCGCTACAGGGGCTGGACGATCCTGAATGTTTGAAATCGGTGTCGAATGTCGTGGAATCCCTGAAAGCGTCTCATTCGCGAGCGTACAAGACACTTTCTCAAGGGACACATAAAGGTAACTCGTCCGCTGCATCGAAGGGCTGCAAAGCAGCAACTGCCGTGAAAGGCTTAATCCCGGGACCTTCCACTTGTGCTGGTAATCACAATTCGCTCCAAAATAATAATCCCCCGCAATCGAAGCCATCGTCTCGTCTAACCGCAGACGTTGGCTTGGTTGGAGAGTTCTACGCTCCTATTTTGAACGATGCTGTCGAATATGTAGCTTCCATGCACATTCCGCAGTGGGAAGCCGAAGAGGATGAAGCTGGTGTATTGGCCGGTCTACAAT CGTCGCAATGGCTATTGCGTCAAAATGCAATAAAGGCGTTGACGGCATATATTGAATCCGGCAGTATTCCTACAGATCCCGTAACGATCGAAACAAGTACTTCGTCAATGCTGGTTGTGGTAAGAGAGCATACGAGAAGCTTCAACGAGACCAACGTTAATATCATGAAGGCTATCTTGGAGCTCTTTGTAGCTGTTTTCGAATTTCACGCTGATGCGGAACACGTTATTGTTGAGTGGGCTGCGAGGGACGCAACTTCTATCGCGGCTCAAAAAATATCTGACAGGAAGTTGGGTACGCTCTGTCAATCGGTTCTATCTTCCGCTTGCTTAGTTAGCTCTCCCTACAATGTCTTGTCGAGCGCAATCGAGTCGCTAAAGGGCGTAAAATCCCCAGTAGCGCACGAGGAGTTTCTCAAGTGGACAAAATTATTTTGTTGTGAGTTTGGCGCGCCGTCAATTGGGAATGGAATAACCGACTTGATACCATGGATTCTGGAA GAGCTGAACGCAACGAATCCCAAAGTTAAGAGAGAggctttgttgttggcagGACTCATCCACACACAACTTGGGCCCTCATTTGGAGCGCTCGCTATCTCGATGACTAAAAAGTCTGATGTGCGGACTCAGCTCGATAAATGTTTTGCTGAGTTTGTGTACGACACgtcttttgaagaaaaacAATGGCAGAAGTCTTCTTTCGCATCAATTCTTTCATGTCCTGACGCGATTGTAGACAAGAAATCACTCGTTCTCAATGTTCCAAAGACTGACTTATTCACAGTGCTACCGGATGATCTTCTATCGAAACTG GGCTGCGCGGATGGAAAGGCTgcatggaagaaaaggaaggaagCCATGGACGAAATTGATTTAGCAACTCGCAGTTGCGTTGGCCACTTTGATACCTCTTCTCCCAAAATGAACGAATACGTGGAATTGTTCCGCAAGCTTCGTGATCGTCTTTCCGACACCCAGATCAACTTAAAGCCAGTGGCAGCAAAACTTGTCGCAGTTTTGCTATCGAAGGTCGATAAATCGTCCCAGGCGAGGCTAGGCAAAATTGTTTTTGCCACGCTTATTCACGCTTCAATGAATGATATTAAGAAAGCTATGCGTCACACCTCACTCGAAGCTTTGCGGAGCGGAATTACAATATCCTCTTTTGAAAAGACAGGTTTAAATGACGAGGCTCTTGAGGGTTTGGTGTCGGCTCTTGTCAACGAGACCGAGAAATCCGTGAGGGCCGGCGGCCTCCCAGACCTCTTACACTTTTTGGTGAGCGTTGCAGAGAAACTACCAAACCTGGATAAAATCGCTTCGTCCAGGGGACAGCCTCTCGGCGAGAAATACGCGGCTGTTTTAGTGGAGTGTCtgacttcttccaaatctgAGACTCGGGCAGCGGCATCGTTACTTCTTGAGGAGTCCATCAACAATGAAGTAATTGGAATGGATAGTATCCGGAAAGCCACGGAACTCTTGAAACCAGCGAGGCAGCGATCAATTATTCCAGTAATATCAAAGTTTGGAAAAAATCTCGGACGGGCCGAgaaagaaaattcactgGACGAAGAAGGCGCTCATCGTGTTCGAGCCAAGTCAACTGCCGAACGGCCGCATCCTCAAAAGACGGCACAGGGAAAGACGCGGCAAAGCCGAAATCTTCCAAATATGGACTCTGACATTATTGAATCTTCTGAAAATGGCACATCAGGGCTACATCCGACGACTCATCCTCTAGTTATTGGGACTGGCAAGAAGGGTAGACTTACCTCCAAGTCGATAGTATGGCCAGAATACCCCGAAGAGGCCCAAGGCTCCGCAATTTTTTCCAATTTAAGAAAAGCATGGGCTGCGTACTTGCCAGCAGATTCTGTGGCTGGACTTTTTCCACCGTCCGGAATCAGAAAGCAGGATGATTCTCAAGCAGGCTGTGAAATTCTTGCGAGGGCAATAGCTCTTGACAGCTCAGAGAGGGGGGACAGTGTTGAGGACCAGCTGGATTTTGTGTTCAGATGGATCGCTTTTGTGCTTTGCAGTAAGGAAGCAACAGTCGGTCTGCAAACATTACTATCGTTGGTATGCGACATAATCAGCTTTCTTGTTGATCGTAAACATGAGTTGTCGGATTCCGAGTCTCTTCTTCTGTTCCCGTTTTTGATAGAGAAGGCCAGTATTGCTAAAGGTCGGTTCAGAGATGCGTTTTTAGAGATAGTTGCCATGTTGCGGTCTGAAGCTATTATGCCTTCGAAACGCCTCGGATCGGTTATTTGCGTCGCTATTATCGAGAGATCAGTTCATGCAAAGGCAAGATTGCTCGCATACCAAATTGGCTCAGTGTGCGTTGACCAGGTAGGACTTGCAGGAGTGGGTAAAAAGGGGGTCCTTGCCACAGCAAAAGCGCTGTCAGAAGAGACTATGGCAGAAAACAGGAATGCAGCACTTGACCTAATGAATGCTATTTTATCGAGGATGAATGGTGATACAAACCGATTGGTTCGTATTTGTGGGCCAAATCTCAGTGACAAAGCAAGACAACATATTGAAGAACGCTGGCTAAAACGAGAGACTTCTCAGGGCCCCTCTAACACACCTGATCGGCGTACTCGATTGCCGTTACCAAGTTCATCCTCACACCATACCTCCAAAAATCAGAGTAATGTTGGGTTTTACGATGAGCTCCCCGCCCTGTCTCTTCGCAACACATCGTACCAGGATTCTTTTAAAACGAATTTACGTAGCGTCGATGCTGATATCAGTACGGAAGATCCTTTCGCGTTCTCTTTGGCCTCTCGTAAATCGCCATTGCCTCTGGGAACGTCAACAGAAACGACAAGGGCTGTAGAAAAGCCAAAAACTAATGAAACGGATACCGATCGAGTCTTAAGAGCGGAAACAGATTCTGTCGGAGCTGCGGCGACTTTAAGAGCTCGCCTACTGAAGATTCGTGAGAAAGGTAGGCTGCCTGACGACGGCATCGCTCTTAACAGCTTAGAACAAGACATTATGAATGATGGCGACGCCTCTCTAGCGCTGGAATATTCAAATGGCATGTTGGCTGTGAAGAATCTGTTCCAGCAAAATGTCCCGGTGCATGAAGATAACGAAAGCCTTTTTTTGTGTGTCGAATCTCTGAAAAAGTTTCATGCCGCACTCTCTAAGCAGCAAAATTCAATCGCCGGCCTTTCACCGCAGCAATTGGTAATGTTGCGGCAGTTCATCGCCAAGAATGTAAACGAAACAATAGAACAACTCACGCG GTTGATTGGGTTTGCCTTTCGTTGCGGTGATCCTGGAATCAATTCTGGGTTATCCATTCCTCTTTTGTCAGTTTGTCTTGCGACTTTAATGGCGATCTTCAGAGATTCAGCTCTTTCTTTTAGCGTATCCCAGGACGACCTTACCTTGCTCGTCCGCGAGACCGGAAAAGCGCTGCTGGATTCAAGGCTTGCGGCAACGTCAGATTTAGATAGTGCCACAAGTTCTCAAATGGTCCGTGCGATCAACAAG CTCGCGGTTCAAGCAGCTACAGGAGCAGCGAGACACACGGCTCTGCAATCACTCATGACTCTTCAGAAACAGTTATCATCGGAAGGCGATAACGCGTTCACTGGTCGTTTGTCACGGGTAGTCTCAAAGCTTTTCGGCCGGGTTCTGAAAGCTGAAGTTGCGGAAAGGGCTCCCTTTTCAAGGGACAGGCTTGATATGGAATCACTTATTTGCACCATAGACGACCTACTCGTCGGTAATAACGAGTTAGAAGGGGAAAATTCTTCGGATCAAGCGCCCAAAGcttgtacggagatgatCGAGGCGCTGGTAGTCGCTATCCTTGAATCGAATGGTGGATCGTCCTTGTTACAAGAGCTCATGATAGAACTTGACATATATGATGAGTCCTCTGCTTTAGGTACCTTAATTGCGAAGTATGATGTCGGCCGCTCACCGGACGTGCTCACACACATCAACAATCAGGTGGTTACAAGGTCTATCGACTTTCCAATGGATGGGCCAGTTGAGGAAACGGAATCGAACGATGTAACGGCTTTGGTATCTGCGTTAGGAAGTGCTGCACATGGTCCTGAACGTGATGTAGCTTTAGACGCGCTGCGTCAGTACAAGGCCTCGCAGGGAGATGGTGATCTGAAAGCTCACCTTGAACAGGTTTCTCCCGCATTTCGAGCTTACATCGAAGAGCAATTAGAAGGCCACGATTCTAGCCCTCAAAAGCACACATCGGCTCTGGGAGCAGGGTCGATGTCAGAAAGACTTCGAAATCTTCGTAGTCGATTGCAAGCAACGGAACTGGCGGTTCAAACTGTTTTTGACGAAGCAGGCTCTGAGACCGACGCCTCCATTTTGTTACCTGTGGCTTCCCCAATCGCTTCCCCCAGGTCTTCTAGACTCGCCAAACCTTCGCCATCCAAACTTGCGAAACCCTCGGCGCCACAGGTAGACGGAGGCATGTCATCGGCCCAAACCCTACGAGAGCGCCTGGCCGCAACGCAAATTAGTCGTCGGAGAGGACCCGCCGACGACCTGAAGGGAGCAAACTCTGGGGAGGATGCATCGGCGATGGCGACATCTCGAGCAGCCGCGCTTAGAGCACGCTTAGAAGCAGTCAAAAATAAGCAGCAGAGCAAGTAG
- a CDS encoding predicted protein, which produces GSKFGGGGVSSAQQGERERKERLKQLALESIDLAKDPYLVRNHLGSYECKLCLTLHRDEANYLAHTQGKKHQQGLARRAHLEKLKLEQEGFSGLPTVDVTQAAPIQKVRIGRPAYQVYKSRDSETNQRCLSFELQYPEIEEGLQPRHRFMSAYEQRVESPPDRRYQYLLFAAEPYETVAFKVPNESIDKGEDRFVTHWDVETKKFIVTMYFVEDRQKAP; this is translated from the coding sequence GGCTCTAAATTTGGCGGTGGAGGTGTAAGTTCTGCGCAGCAAGGCGAACGCGAACGTAAAGAGCGTCTGAAGCAATTAGCGTTGGAGTCAATTGATCTTGCGAAAGACCCATACCTTGTGCGCAATCACCTCGGGTCGTATGAATGCAAACTTTGTTTGACTTTGCATCGGGATGAAGCAAATTACTTGGCTCATACGCAAGGAAAAAAGCACCAACAGGGTCTCGCTCGTCGGGCTCATTTAGAAAAGCTCAAACTAGAGCAGGAAGGTTTTTCTGGGCTTCCGACTGTTGACGTGACACAGGCAGCTCCAATCCAAAAAGTTCGTATTGGGCGGCCGGCATATCAGGTTTATAAGAGCCGAGACTCGGAAACGAATCAGCGTTGCTTGTCTTTTGAACTTCAGTATCCTGAGATTGAAGAAGGTTTGCAGCCTCGTCACCGCTTCATGAGTGCTTATGAACAGCGCGTCGAATCGCCCCCAGACCGACGTTATCAATATCTTCTCTTTGCGGCCGAACCATATGAAACGGTCGCCTTCAAGGTTCCCAATGAATCAATAGACAAAGGCGAAGACCGTTTCGTGACGCATTGGGACGTAGAAACGAAGAAGTTCATCGTCACAATGTATTTTGTGGAAGATCGTCAAAAGGCACCGTAG